Within the Candidatus Culexarchaeum yellowstonense genome, the region CCTCTATGGATAGTAGCTTATGGAATATCTTCCTAATATTCATCAACCCCCCTCAACAAGGTTACTTCCACAATATCCCCCTCCTCATACCCCTCCACATTTTCCGGTATAACCACGATTCCAGTGGCTTGTGTTATTGATGATAGTAAACCTGAACCTGTAAGTCTTAGTGGTATTGCTATATATTCATCCCCCCTCCTCAAAACCTTAACCCTCAAATATTCTCTAGACCCAAGTTGGGAGGCAATCCTCCTATCAATCTTAGCTTTAATTCTTGGTTGTGGTGGAAACTTTATACCACATATCTTTTCCAAAACTCTTCTAACGAAGTTTTGATATCCCGTCAATGCTGCCACTGGGAATCCTGATAACATAACTATTGGTCTTCCTTTAACTATTGCCATGGCAGTGGGTTTTCCAGGCCTCATGGATACTCCATGGAATATTATTTCCCCACCAACCCTTTTCACTGCATTTACTGTCTTATCACTTCTACCTATGGATGTTCCCCCAGTGGTTATTATAACGTCGCATTTAGGTAGTGCATTCATGATCTTTTCACATATCTTGTTTTCATCATCTTCCACCACGCCGAGGTCTAATGGTATTCCATAGTCTTCCAGTATTAGTGCTTTAAGCATAGTCTTGGTACTATTCCATATCTTACCCTCCCCAATATTCTCACCAGGTTCTATAACCTCAGATCCGGTTGAAAGTACACCCACTACTGGCTTCCTTAAAACTTTAACTTTCAAAATGTTTACTGATGCTAATACTGCAATATCCCATGGCCTTATTATCGTCCCCCTCCTCAATATAAAGTCTCCAATCTTTATGTCTTCCCCCATTAATGACACGTTCTTCCATGGATGCACCTGTGAATATACTTCGATGTGTTCATTTATTCTCCTAGTTTCCTCATATGGGATGACTGCATCTGCACCCTTCGGCATGGGGGCTCCTGTGGATATTTCTATGGCGCATCCAGGTTTCAGCTCGGTTCCCGCAGCTCCACCAACATCTATGCATCCAATAACTTTTAGGATTATGGGATTCTTTATTGAAGCTGATGTTGTGTCTTCAGCTTTCACGGCATATCCATCCATTGCAGCTCTATTGAATGGTGGTACATTTACTGGCGATATTACATCTTCATAGCATATCCTATTAACAGCCTCCGAAATTTCAACTTCTTCATAACCTTCCACTTTATGGGTTACTCTTTCATCTATCAACTTTAATGCTTCATCAACCTTCGTTAATGTTTTAAAGCCGGTGGGTATATTCATAGTTTAATCCTTCCCCTCTAATATCATAACTTTAATTTAATATTTCTATTCCATCAATCTGCCAATAGTATATTTTTGCTTCCAATGAATCATGCTTTATTGTTATTGAACCATCCTCATTTATTTTTGATACATAAGTCTTCATTCTCCCACCATTAACCTTCAACTCAACATTCCTCCCCACCAATATATCTCTTTTAAGCCATTCCTCCATTATTTCGTTAATTGGCTTCTTCAGATCTTCATAAACTTCTTCTACAATCATTTTAAGTAGTTCCATTAAATTATGTTCTTTTCCTGTCTCTATCTTTATTGATGTGGCTTTACCTTTAATCTCTTCAGGGATCTCATTTATGTTTACATTTAACCCTATTCCCACTAATATTGCCTTTACCTCCTCTCCGGACAGTATTGTTTCGCATAGTATTCCACCAACCTTCTTCCCCCCAATGTATAGGTCGTTGGGCCATTTGAGTTTGATGTTTATTTTAGCATGTTTCTCTATGGTTTTTGCTGTTGAGATTGCTATTATCATTGGGAGTGTGGAGAGATTTGTTTTCACATTTCTTATGACCATTGTAAACCATAATCCACCTTCAGGTGATATCCATACATTCCCCTTCCTACCGTATCCTGCAGTTTGCCTTTTAGCTACTACTATGAAATCCCCAGTTTCCTTTTCGCATAATTTTCTAGCTATTTTTTGTGTTGAATCAACTTCATCTAGCACTATTATCTTCATTTCTGTACTATGTTTATCATCTGGGTTACTTCAATGTTGTTCTCTAGAAGCTTCTCCTTTAAGTTTGATGCTATTTTGACAGCTCCTGGAGTGTCTCCATGTATGCATATTGTAGTTGCTTCTCCTATCTCTAATTCCTTTCCAGTTACAGTTTTAACCTTCCCGTATTTTACCATATTTACAGCTCTTTCAATTATTTCATTGATATCTGTTATAACTGATCCTTTAATGCTTCTTGGGGCTAATGATCCATCATCCATGTATGCCCTATCAGCGAATGCTTCAATGGCATACCTCAATTTACGTTTCCTTGCCACCTCAATCATTTTGGATTTTGCAAGGCCAACCAATATGAGTTCTGGATTATATCTCTCTATGGCTTCAGCTATCGCTTCTGCTATTGATTCGTCCACTGCAGCTTTATTGTATAGTGCTCCATGAGCTTTTACATGGACTATTTTTGCATTCTCTGTTTTTGCAAATGCTTCCAATGCACCCATTTGGTATAGCATGTAGTTTACCACGTCCTCCACTTCCACTTCAATCCATCTTCTTCCAAATCCCAGTAGGTCTGGTAGTCCTGGGTGGGCGCCTATCTCCACATTATGCTTTAGTGCCATCTTAACAGTTTTCCTCATTATGTTTGGGTCTCCAGCGTGGAATCCACATGCTATGTTTGCTGATGTTATGTATGGCATTATTTCCTCATCGGATCCTAGCTTGTATCTCCCAAAACTCTCTCCCAAATCACAATTTAAATCTACTTTAAGCTTCATTTTACCCTCCAGAACCAATTTATGTTTATGGATTAAATATTTATTTCCATTGCTGAATACTTTGTTTTTAGACATGCTTTGATTAAGAGGTTTGAAATTGGATTTGAGATTCCATTGGGTAAGATTTCAGAGTACTTATCCTTCATTGAGGGTAGGGTGAGGGAGTGGTATAAGTACACCTTAAACTCCATTAGCATTGATGGTAATAAGCTTCTATTCAGCATTAAGTATGGTGAATCTATTGTTGAAGCAACCCTAATTGGAGATTTCAATCCAGAACTCACATTATCCTACGATTCTTCACTACCCTATGAATATATTTTAAACATCGTTTTAAACGTAAATTACTTCACCAATGAGTTTTACTCTATGGTTAGGGAGGGAAATTTAATCTTAGTTTTTGTTCCAGGTTTACCTGTTGTGCCCATCAAGCTGATGAGCCCATTCAAGAGGATTTTGTATGGAATTTTCACTGGTAGTTTGGCTATGATGTTTGCAATATCCCTCTTAGTTGGTGTCTTCTTCTTTCTCTTCATGGGATATTATGCCCCCCTGGGTATAGTCTCTTTCCAATTAATCTTGTTCCTATTATCTCCAAAGGTGCTCTCAAGTTTGGGTGATTGGCCAATTGATGAAGCTCATGGGGAAATTTACATTGTGAATTGTCATTATCCGTTAAATGTTTTCCGTGAAATAACTTCTAAGAGATGGAATGAAGTTATAAAGGTTAAGGAGCAAATATATCATGAAACCTTTGAGAAGGGGGTTACTCCTACACCTGAAATTGTCTCAAATGTTTTGAAAAGCTTCAACCTTGATTGTCCTGCAGAAAATATTAGGATTAGGCATGTACCACTATATAAGTTGGTTGTGGATGTTTGTGATAAACTTAATATTAAACCCCCAAAAGTTGTGTTATCGAATACCATAATTGCTAATGCTGGTGTTTCAGGTCCCAGTGTTAGGAATGCACTGTTCATAATAACTTCTGGGTTGCTTTACAGGTTGAATGATGATGAGATCAAAGCTGTTTTAGGGCATGAGTTGAGTCATTGTATACGTAGAGATCCATTGGCATTATTTGTATTGAGCAATTTGGAGTATGTATCCAGAGTCTACATACTACTTTCCATAGTCATCTTCCCATTGGATTTACTATACTTCCTATTCGCCTTAACCATGCTATTCTTTATAGCTAAATTCTTTGAGGCAAGAGCTGATTTAGATTCATATATGCTGTTCGGTTCTGGTGATCATCTTGCGAATGCATTGATAAAGATAGCCTTTCCCTTAGCTTTTACTGAGCGTTATAAGGCTTATAGGCTTAGAAGCTGGTTGAGGTGGAATCCGCACCCTCCAGTCTACTTTAGGATTTTGAGGCTTGGCTTACTTGGGGAGAACTTAAAGTTTAAACATCCATTAATACAGTCTATTAAGGATTGTGTTAAAGGTTTTATATCCAGCTTCTAACAAATTACCCTATTCTCTTCGCTAATTCTTCTTCCTCTATCTTTAAACCCACTTCCACTGGGCAATCGATCTTCAAATGCTCTCTCCATTTATCCCCCACAACCACCAGTGCAAAAATTCCCTCCACTCTACCTTTATTCTTCTCAACGAGCTTCACTATTGCATTTAATGTTCTTCCAGTCCTTATTAGATCATCCACTATTAAAACTTCGTCTCCATGCTTTATGCACCCCTTCGGTATGTATAGTGTCCTCATTTCCGAAGACCCCCCTGGATGATATGATGCTTCCACAAATTCCTTTATTCCAACTTCCTTTGCATCCTTTGCAACTATAAGCTCCTTTTCCATGTTTACAGCTATCTCGGTGGCTAGTGGTATCCCATTTATGGCTGCGGTAATCACCTTTTTAATCTTCTTTGAAGAGAACTTCATCAAAGCATATTGTGAAGCCAGCTTTATTATGTATGGATTATACACTATTTTTGTTAAGTTGAGTAGGCCATCTGGCGTATACTCTATTTTACTCCTTATAATTGAACTTAAACTTTCCACGCTTTCAAGTTTTTTCCAGAGTTCGAGGGCTGTTTCCCCTCCAGGTAGCACTGATCCCTTAACGTATCTACATAAAACTGATTCCGGTAATCCTGTTAAATTTGATAGTTGCTTATATGAATACTTATCCTTCAGTAATCTAAGCCTTTCAATAACCATTAATCTTAGTTTTAAATCATCATATCTACCTAAATATTTCGCCATAACTTATTCCTCTCAGAATTGTTTAGGTTGGTCGATTCAATCCTACTATATTCAGTGGTTTAACTTAAAATGTTTACGTAACACTTATTTATAGCGTTACTTCAACACCTCCCCAGTATCCATGTACCATAGGTATAAATCTAATATTCCTGGTTCCACATTTAATTTCATGGAAAGCTCCTTGATCAGCTTCTCAAGCTCTAAATATCTTTTGACCGTTAGTTTCTTCTGCTCTATTTTTGCTATTCCATATTTTGAAAGGACTTTAAGTATATGTCTATCTATTATTGCGTAATCGAAGTATCCCATGTTTCTTAGGAAGTGGCTTGATTCCTTCATGCCTAATCCTTTAACATTTATTCTAAGCCAATCTCTCCTCTCATTGGGATCTATCGTTTTTTCAACAATTTCTTTAATCTCTTTTATCCTCAATCTGGCTTCAAGTATGTATTCAGCTCTCTTCCTCGGATACCTGTATCCATTAATTTTCAAAATTTCTTTAATATCCTCTATGGAGCCATTGAATAGCTTCCCATTTTCAGTTAATGCTTTAATGCATCTTAATCCCGATTTTGCACTGGTATTCGCCACGAGTATGCAGTGTGCTAATTCAGTAAGCCATACTTTTTCATCTCCATATCTGTTTTCCATGAATTCCCTCTTCCTTGATTCCACAATCCCCTTTACCTCACTATTCATTATTATGGCGTTTAGGTCGCGTAGCAAGTCTTCTTCCATAATCATCATCCCCAATAATTTATTGGCATATTAATTTAACCCTTTTAGTTGCGTAATGCTTATTTCTGCACCCTCTTACATTAGTTTGGTGTGTAATTTTGAGCTTGGCTGTTGAGGTTGAACGTTTAAATAAGTTTTATGGTAGCTTTCATGCGTTGAAGGATGTAAGCTTTAATGTTAATTCTGGTGAGATTTATGGTTTGATAGGTCCAAATGGTGCTGGGAAGACTACAACTCTCAGGATTATTGCAACATTGCTCCTCCCATCATCTGGTGTTGTTAAGGTTTTTGGGATGGATGTTGTTAGTGATGCTGATAAGGTTAGGAGGATTATAAGTTATCTTCCTGAGGAGGCTGGTGCATATAAGTATTTGACTGGATATGAATATTTGGAGTTTATGGCTTCACTTTATGTTAAGGATAAGGCTGAAGTTAAGGCGCTTATTGAGGAAGCTGAGTTGATATGTGGTTTGAATGGTAGGTTGAAGGATAAAATTGGAAGTTATAGTAAGGGTATGCTTAGAAGACTCCTTGTTGCTAGGAGTTTGATGGTTCACCCAAAACTTGCCATTCTAGATGAGCCTACAGCTGGATTGGATGTCATTCATTCACAGTATGTTAGGAGGATGATTAAGGATTATGCTAAGAGGAATAATGTAACCATGATAATATCGAGTCACAATATGCTTGAAGTTGAATATTTATGTGATAGGGTTGCATTGATACATGAGGGTAGAATAATTTTGGAAGGAACGCCATCAGAGCTTAAAAACAAGTTTTCTGCAAATAATCTCGAGGAGGTTTTCTCGAAGGTGGTTGGGTTTGCATAGCGTTTTGATGGTGATTTTGAAGAAGGAAGTTAAGGAGATGCTTAGAGATCCAAAGATACTTATTGGTATGATAATTGCACCAGTATTATTGATGGGTGTTATGAGTGGAGTTATGAATTTCGTTATGTCTTCAGCTAAAGAGGCTGTTTTGAATCCAAATGTGATCATAGTGGATTATGATAATAGCCTACTATCCAATATTGTTACTAGTTCATTAACCTCCTCATCTGGTGGGAGGGTGATGGTGATTGGTAATTTAAGCGTTTCAAAGGCCATTGATTTGGCTTTGAGTAAAGATTTCTCCACAGTAATGGTTATTCCAAGAGGATTTGGATACAATGTTTCTATTGGTAGACGTGCCATTGTGGAATTATATACAGTGATGAAGAGTTTGAGCATTTCTGAGAGTGGTGCTTCCAGTATGCCTTCAAGCATCATCGAATTTTTGAATAGTGAAATTGTTCGGGAACGTATAAGGGAGGTGGCTCCAAATATTGACCCAGAAGTCTTTCTTAAACCAATTAGTAGGGTTGAGTATTCTGTTGTGAAGGGTAGGGTGATTAATGTTTCTCCTCAAATTGTTTTCAGTGTTGTTATGTCTCAATCAATATTCATCCCAATAATTATAATGATAATCTTCATTACTGCCATGCAGTTTGCATCCACCTCCATAGCTTTGGAGAAGGAGTATAAGACGCTTGAAACCCTATTGACACTTCCAGTCAGTAGATTTACAATTTTGTTAGCTAAGCTTATGAGTTCAGTGATGCTTGCAGTTTTAGGTTCAGTATCCTTCATGTTTGCATACACATACTATTATACCTCTGTAACCTCCTTCGGCCTTCCAACGATTAACTTGTCACTCAGTGATATTGGTTTAGCTATGACTCCCATTGGACTTCTACTTACAGGTTTAACGTTGTTCCTAAGTATGGTTTCATCTCTTGTGCTGGCATTATTGATAGCGGTATTCGCTGAGGATGTTAGGAGTGCTCAGACGCTTGTTGGTTACCTATACTTCCTAATGATAGTTCCAATGATGGTATCCATGTTCACCGATGTTAACTCTCTCCCAATATCTCTCCAGATTCCACTCTACCTCATACCATACACTTATACATTGGCTTCCCCAAGAGCTGCCTTGCTGGAAAACTACAGTTTCCTAATCATTGGGATAGTGTATATGGTTGTTTTCTCCATGGCGGTACTGTACATTGCATCGAAATTCTTTAAGAGTGAGAAGGTTTTGACAGCTAAAATATCCTTTAGGAGATTTAGACGTTGATTTAGAAACCGTTAAATTTACTTACGTAATAAATACATTAACAAGTGTCAATTATGACTGTGGGGAGAGTATCTGATAGGGTTTACTGCTTGAGTTATGATGACAAGGATTTAGACCTATTTGAATCGTTATGGCCTTTACCCTTGGGTGTAAGCTATAATTCATATATAATCTTCGGTGATGAGAAGACCATACTATTAGACACCGTTCCCCAAAGGTTCTCTGAAAGGTTCATTGAGGATTTGAAGGGTTTGGTGGATTTGAAGAGCATCGACTTCTTAGTTTCACATCACTTGGAGCATGATCATAGTGGATCCATACTTGCAATTTTGAGGGAGGCTGTAAACTGCAAGATTTTATGCTCCCCATTCGCTGTCAATTTACATAAAGCCTTCTTCAATCTGGGTGAAAACATGGTTAAATCTGTTAATGATGGTATGTCTATGGATATTGGTGGAGATACTTTGACTTTTCACTTAGCTCCATGGCTTCATTGGCCTGACACCATGATGAGCTTCCTAAATCTTGAGGGGGTTCTATTTAGCTGTGATGCATTTGGATCCTTTGGAGCTTTAAATGGTAAATTATTCGATAATGAAGTTGACTTAAACATTTACTTGGATGAAGCTAAGAGGTACTTTTCAAACATAGTTGTAGGTTATCGTGAACATGTTATTAAAGCTGTGGAGAAGCTTTCAAGTTTAGGTTTAAATTTCAAGATAATCGCCCCCTCCCATGGACCCATATACAAGTTTAATCCACGTTTAATTGTTGATAAGTATGTTTCATGGAGTAAACCTGAATTTGAAGTTAAAGTCATGTTAATTTATGGTTCGATGTATGGTCATACGAAGATGTTGGCTGAAGCTATTGGTATGGGTGTTGAATCCACTGGTGTTAGGGTGGCTTCATTTGATGCTTCAAGGGTTAATGTGAGCTTTATACTTAAGGAGGTTTTGGATGCTCCAGTACTGGTATTTGGTACACCAACATATGATGCCAACGTTTTCCCAACAATCCTTAATGTGCTGGATTTCATTGAAGTTAAGAAGCTTGGGGCTGGTAGGTATGCTTCAATATTCGGGTGTTATGGTTGGGGCCCCTCTGCCTACGGTATTCTGATGGGTAGACTTAAGAGTATGGGCTTTAATCTTGTTGAACCATTCCTTACAGTTAGAGGTGCACCTTCACCTTCTGATTTGGATAATGCAAAGAAGTTTGGTGTTAAGATTGGTGAATTGGCTTTGAAATTTAAAAAGTAATTGTATGTTGCCATTATCTGGGTAAAGCCACCTTACACTTCTATTTCCTCATCTCTTTAAATGCTGTTTCAAGGTCTTCTATGAGGTCTTCCACATCTTCAATTCCCACTGAGAATCTTATTAGGTTATCCCATATTCCCATTCTCTCCTTCTCTTCCATTGTTAGTGGTTTGTATGGTGGCATACTTGCTGGGTGAACTATTAGTGATTCCGTCCCTCCAAGACTTACTGCTAATGCTATTATCTTTAAACTTTTCAAGAATTTCCTAACCCCCTTTATATCTGCTTTAAGTTGGAATGATATCATTCCACCATAACCTTCACTTCCATATGGTGTTTTCATCTGTTTCCTTGCGATTTCATGTCCCTCATGATTCTTTAATCCAGGGTAATATGTTTTCTCCACATCTTCCTTCCCTGATAGGTATTGCGCTATTCTCATTGCATTGTAATTATGTTTCTCCATTCTCACATGGAATGTTCTTATGCTTCTCAATATTAGCCATGCATCGAATGGGCTTGGCACTCCACCACTACTTGTTATGTTGGCTCTCAACTTCTTGTATATTTCCTCATTGTTTGTTATTATGGCTCCACCTATGATGTCGCTATGTCCCCCTATGTATTTGGTGGTGCTGTGGACTACTATGTCTGCACCTAGAGTTAATGGTCTTTGATTGTATGGGGATGCAAAGGTATTATCCACCACAATTATTGCTTCACTATTTTCATCTTTAACTATCTTACACACTTCTTCTATATCCACTATTTTCAATAATGGGTTTGTTGGTGTTTCAAAATAGATCATTCTGGTTTCCCTACTTATATTCCCCACAAGATTCTCAGTTTTTGTTAGGTCTATGAACTTCACCTTTACACCATACTGAGCGTATGTTGTTTTCATGAGGTTTATGGTTGTGGCGTAGAGTGTTTCCATTGTTATTATTTCGTCTCCAGGTTTCAGTAGTCTTAGTACTGTGTCTATTGCAGCCATCCCTGAAGATGTGGCTATTGCATATTTCCCCTCTTCCAGCGCTGCAATCTTCCTCTCAAGTCTTTCAATTGTTGGATTTCCAAGTCTAGTGTAAACATATTTATCTTTTATTTCTGGATCTGTTTGTCTATATGTTGATACCATGTATATTGGTGGAACAACTGCTCCAGTGTAGTCTGGCTCATTCCCAACCCATACAGCTTTAGTACCATATCTCATGACTAAATGTTTGTCAATATGGAGAATTAAAGTTTTATTTTAACTATACCCTCCATCTCTATGGTGTCCCTTTGAATTTCAGTGGTGTGCTCTTCGATTTGGATGGAACTTTAATTCGATATTCAGTTGATAGGGTTAATTTAACGAAGGATATTCTGAAATGCTTGAAGAAGTTTAACATTAACTTTCAAATATATTCGGAAGCAGATTATCCCATATCTATGGTTAGGAAGACTGTTAGGGTACTTGAGGGTATGAAGGTTCAAAAGTGGTTTATTGATCATGTCTCGTCAACTCTATTTAAAATCATAGAGTCGTATGAAGTTGAAGCTTCAAATAGAACTAGCTTGATTGAAGGTGCGTATGAAGCCTTAAATTTTGTTAGGAGCATTGGGTTTAAATGTGGCTTAATAACGTTAAATAGTCGTAGATCCACGGAAATGGTTTTAGATAAATTTAACTTGAAAAGGTTCTTTGACGTTGTGGTCACTAGGGATGATGTTAGAAATTTTAAGCCTCACGTGGAACATTTAGCGAAAGCCATAAGCTTAATGCAATTAAACCCCACTGAAGTTATAGTTGTTGGTGATAGCATTATCGACATAATTCCAGCATTAGCTTTAAATGCATTTCCAGTGGCAGTGAAGACTGGTGTGCGAGGCGAAGATGAATTGAGAGCTGCAGGTGCAAAGATCGTGTTGAATAGCGTTGCAGAACTTCCAAATTGGCTTCAAAAACTCCTATATAATTAAACAAAACCATAAATAAATTAAGTATTAAGCATGATGGGGGTAACCTGGAAGACATTTTATCGGTGATATTATGGAGGAGACTGTGGTGATTAAGGTTTTAAGGAGTATTCTTGAGATGTTAGAGAAGTTGCGTCGAAAGTTTGGTTTATCTACTATTGATGAAACTATACGAATACTAATAAAACAATATCGTATACAGAAGCTTAGTGAAGTTTTTGGCTTAGATAAGGGGAGGATAAAACCGTTCTCTGAAGAGGATCGCCATTAAACTTTTACTTCGTCATATTTGTGATATGTTTACTGGAACTAATACTATGAAATTCTAATATTTGGCTATGCCACTACCTTCTTAATTTAGCTTTTCATAACTCTCCATTAAGTCGAACGTAAATCTTTTAAATGCTTTATAGCATAATTTTATACCTCCAATATGATTTGTGGAGGGTTTGATATGTTGGATTTGAAGGGTAAGTTGATTCGCTTTGTTGATGAGATTTCTAATGAAATGATTAGGTTGAGTGATTCTATACATGCGAATCCTGAGCTTGGGTATAAGGAATACTTTGCATCAAAACTTTTGTCAAGTAAATTGGAGGATTATGGGTTTAATGTTGAGCGTGGAGTTGCTGGGTTGGAGACCTCCTTTGTTGCCAGGAAGGTTTGTGGTTCTGGCGGTCCCAAAATAGCCTTCCTTGCTGAGTATGATGCTCTCCCCGGTTTAGGTCATGCATGTGGTCATAATATAATTGGTACTGCAGCTATTGGTGCAGCTATCGCTTTAAGCACCATTGCCTCTGAGGCTGGTTTGAATTGTGAAGTTATGGTTTTTGGAACTCCAGCTGAGGAGGGTGCTGTGGATAATGCTGGTGGTAAGGTTTTGATGATTGATGAAATTTCTAAGGCTGATGTGGCGTTGATGATACATCCATCTGATAGGGATTCCATGCGATATAAATCCCTTGCTAGAGAGGCTTTCAAAATAGAGTTTTTCGGTAAAGCTGCACATGCAGCTGGAGCTCCCCATAAGGGTATTAATGCCCTTGAAGCCCTAATATTAACCTTTGTATCCATAAATGCTTTGAGGCAGCATTTGGTTAAGGGGACTTTGATTCATGGGGTAATTGTGAATGGCGGCGTGTCTCCAAATATAGTTCCAGATTATACTTGTGGGAGATTTTATGTTAGGGCTGAGGATGTAAATTATCTCATGGAGGTTGTTGAGAAGGTTAAGAGG harbors:
- a CDS encoding VapB-type antitoxin, yielding MEETVVIKVLRSILEMLEKLRRKFGLSTIDETIRILIKQYRIQKLSEVFGLDKGRIKPFSEEDRH
- a CDS encoding M20 family metallopeptidase — encoded protein: MLDLKGKLIRFVDEISNEMIRLSDSIHANPELGYKEYFASKLLSSKLEDYGFNVERGVAGLETSFVARKVCGSGGPKIAFLAEYDALPGLGHACGHNIIGTAAIGAAIALSTIASEAGLNCEVMVFGTPAEEGAVDNAGGKVLMIDEISKADVALMIHPSDRDSMRYKSLAREAFKIEFFGKAAHAAGAPHKGINALEALILTFVSINALRQHLVKGTLIHGVIVNGGVSPNIVPDYTCGRFYVRAEDVNYLMEVVEKVKRCAEGASLQTGAKYKFTKTANTYANFIPNLTLIKVAIENFKYVGVKPPSLEEIMQVEDVGSTDFGNVSHVVPSLEINVAIVPRGTPGHSVEFAKAAGSEGGHRGLILGIKLLALTGLDLAINQKLIDEAKSELKSRKLEVKVQ
- a CDS encoding HAD family hydrolase gives rise to the protein MNFSGVLFDLDGTLIRYSVDRVNLTKDILKCLKKFNINFQIYSEADYPISMVRKTVRVLEGMKVQKWFIDHVSSTLFKIIESYEVEASNRTSLIEGAYEALNFVRSIGFKCGLITLNSRRSTEMVLDKFNLKRFFDVVVTRDDVRNFKPHVEHLAKAISLMQLNPTEVIVVGDSIIDIIPALALNAFPVAVKTGVRGEDELRAAGAKIVLNSVAELPNWLQKLLYN